The DNA sequence ttctaatttgtgaagctcgtTTATCTTTTGCTTcatatcagaaatatattctttggtttttctgattgtgatggatgattaagggaatttgggctttgttttccctcctctttatatttctgtgaaacaggtagccatggctggataatttcatgtttataatcccgctgaagtgctcaaaattgtgaatataaatgggaatatacttcagaaatattttactcataaataatttttagggggggcaataattgtgtccaacgagtatttgagaaaaaccaaaggacacatttttgtgaatgttttaaataaaagatcaaaatgattaacaatgcagatgaattttcacagccttctttgatcatatttaccaaaagGGCTGATATTTTTGTCCACAACTGTACATCTTGTATGATGATGCTCAGTTTTTCTCTGTTACCATTTACAAAGTCAATGAGAAGTCGATGCCTATAGTGCAACCAGACTTTTGCAGAAGATGATGAGtctgaacaaacaaacatacagctGATGATAATTATGTCTTTAATTGGGGCCAGCTGATTGTGTTAATTTCACTTCAACGCACCAAAACATCTTCTGAGAGATTTGGCTCAACACTGTCCCAAAGAGGCCAGAGTCCTTCCTCTGGACAAGCAATAATCAAACATTTCATCTGTGAGATCGTAGGATCACAACCAGCTGCACACCAGTGGACAGATCAGTTGTTTTTCATTGTTGTAGTCCAGTCCTTCAAAGAGTCTCCACCAGGTACACAAGTTACACCTATCACAGGATGGATGCTGGGAATTAATGTCTCTCATGCTTACACGGTTCATAACAACACATCAAGAATGGAAGGAGAAGCCATTCATCTCTCTTAATCAGATAGTGTAGCATTTTTTATCATAGAACAAGACATAGTGTAACAGATCGTGGCTGGATATTAAGTTGATTCCAGGCTTCTAGACCAGCAATACGAACAGGAACAAAATGCATTGAAAGGATTCAGAAAGAGAATGAATGATTTAGCACCCAAACAAGTAGCTATCTAACCAGCAGAAACATCTCACTCTACAGATTTCATCATTTTGATCAAGACATGGCTTGGAAATGGATCAAgacttttgtttatttgtctatGTGTGTCACCTCTGCTGTGGGTAAGTTCAGCTCAGTTAAATATCACAAAGAATAAATCTTTAATTGTGGCTGTTCTATCGGGTGAATACGCCacccaaataaaaatgatttgcagTTTTAGTTAAACGTTTATTTGGAGAAAGAGAAACATTGAAAACTCAAGTTATGGTGTGTCAGTAAGTGGTTCACTTATCAACTGTTGTACAGTATGTACAGAATTAGTTTGTAGTGACTTTAATGTTTATAAATCCACTGATTAATATAAATCCACTGATTAATTGAAAGGCCAATAAATTAACCACACATACTTATGTTGTCTAGCTCTGCAAGGTGCATGCAGACTGTCGGTGAACAACGGTTCAAGACATGGTGTCTAAAAGCACAACACTTTTCTTttccaacttcaaaatcatccaTCGTtggcttgattttttttaaattattttttctgttgtttgtaaAGTTTTTGACCCTCCCTGCATGTTCACTGGGTGGAAATGATTAATGTTTTCAAACGGATTTACCCTCACAGTGCAGAGCACAGAGTGTATCCTACTCAAccgcagtggttctcaaacctctccatgaagtacccccagccctgcacattttgtatgtcttccTCATCGATCATACCTGATTCAACTAATCAGCTCATTATTagtggagactgcaagacctgaagtgggGGTGTCTGATAtaggagacatacaaaatgtacagctctggggtacttcatggagagctttgagaaccactgcaccACAGGAATCCGCTGTGGTGTTTGAGGGAGAGGAACTTCAAGTTGCTTTGGGTCTGCGGGtttaaatatgctaatgtttcatattGATGCAACTTGAAACAGCTCAAAGACATGACCCTTAGTTGACTCTTTATTTGAAAGACAATAACTTTTATACACCGTGCACttttagatttaaaactttgAGCGCTGTGTAATGCTACATGACAGGTCATTTTCAAacatccataataggggcactttaaaccAAACCAGAGACAATCGGACCTCTTTAAAACAAATACAGCAGCGCACTGCTACTAAAAAAGCATGTTGaattacttttataaaaataaaaattgcattgcTTTATTAGTGCTTGCATTTTTTTCCCCCCCATGTCTGCAGTTTAACATGGTTTGTAAATTGTATTCCCATTCCAAAGTTAATTTccaaaatattcctttttttttttttttttttgtaaatgacaggattatctttatttaatgttatatttaatgttatatgTTACTTTACAAATTCAAATTTCCAAACTCAAACTTGCACATCAGTGGACAGCAGACATCAGTAAAACCAGGGAAGCTACCAATTACAGATTAAAATCTGATGTTGATGTTGCATACTCCTGAATTCCATGCATACAATTTTACAGGTAATAAGCAAGCATCCCAAAAGAAGTGTGCTGACTTCAACAACACCATTTGGCAGCAATACAGACAGGGCATCAAGCTCAGGGTTCAGTACTTTCTTCTTACACGAAATAATGCAGACTGTGCCAGCCTCTTCACACAAGACTGCCTCAACcaaacccagaaacacacggCTTACTTCAACTCCTCACTCCCCACCAAAGTCATAGTTCACGGATACaggtaaaacatttatttagaagcATTTTATGATAGGAAAGCAATGCTTGTGAACGAGATTTTACACCgatgattcttttttttcttcttcttttaggcCTTTGGGCAGTAAGCCTTCTGGGATGAGTGACTTAGCCAAGGCTCTACTGCGAGAAGAGGACCTTAATGTTCTGGTGGTCGATTGGGAATTTGTAGCCTCCTTTGCTTATAACCTGGTGGTAGAGAACTACAAGGAGGTGGCAGTGCAGATTTCAGAGCTCATCAATAAGCTTACGGTAAAAGCCTTAATGTTTTGGTTATGTTCAAGCGTTACAGACTCCATAAAACATTTGACCCCTGAATTCTAAAGACTTTTTAGAGCAGTTTCCATATGCTAGaagtaataaacagaaaaaagattaTTCATAATGATCAGTACACAGAAAATGCATCACAGTAAACAGATTGTACAAgaataataaaagttaatttttgttGTGTCCTTTGTAGAAACATGGAAGCACACTAGAATCTTTCCATTTCATTGGTATGAGTCTTGGAGCACATGTGTCTGGATTTGTTGGGACCCTATTTGAAGGCAAGCTGGGTCGAATTACaggtaatattttaatataattgctcaaaatgcaATACAGTGGATTCCCAAAGTAAGATCATATTAAAAATAGGTTTCAAAatctgtcattaaagcaaaagtggaaacaaatatacatttagcaaatataataaaacatttaaacttgtacaaaaatcaataaacaataacaaattattatataaagacCTTTTGATATTCATGTTAATTATGCTAAcaatgtaaattatgttcatagtatTTTGTCAagaaaagaaataattaaatttgAGTAGAAAAGTAGATTTTCACTAGATTTCTCATTTGTGCCCTAAATGTACCTGTATTTAAATGATCTCTTCTGATTTGCATAATGCTGTTATGATGCCACATGTTATTAATTATGTTGTGATGAGACTTTTGAAGATGCGACACTCAAATGGAACAAAGACCAACACTGTACCACACTCAGGGCTTGCAATATCACTAGCCTCACGTTCCAGATACAGTCTACCAAAATGAATCCCTGCTATCACGATGGGCTATCTTGAATCTTTATAGTGATATAAAATTCCTTCCTTGATTTGCATTATTCACTCGGCTTGTGTTGAAATGGATAGTAGTTCATCATTGGCAGCATTTTAAACCATTCAAGCACAAGAAGAGGCAAATGAGAACTCAATTCTGTACTCGTGTGATGTTATTTGTGCGCACCGAGAAAATAAGCATCATTACATCTGAATGGACTGGGTCCGTGTATTTCTGCATTGAGAAACacgtgggaaaaaaaaaacaagtttatatatatatatatatatatatatatgtgtgtgtatgtgtgtgtgtgtgtgtgtgtgtgtaatatagaaacataaaattaaaattgacTTTTTCAGAGtttgtacattttgtataatttagatttttgtggcCAAATTGGTTGAGTACTGTGTATGGAATGTGGAGACTTAGtgtattaaaatatgatttttggaATAGACATTGCAGAATCCTGGTAACTTTAGCATTAAATTGTGTATATTGGGGACTGATTGAGACTCACACACTGGCAAGAAAGAAATCACATGTGCATCATTCCATGCATTCTTCTTAAAGGTGTAGCGTCCAATAAATATCTGCTCCTGTCAGCTTTAACAAATATCTATATGTGATTTATTCAGAGGACGCTATAGGGtgttattttacacttaattATAACCACTTATTTACCTGAAAACTAATGCTAGACCTTACTCTTATTTgtaactttatttcatttatttatgtatctatctatcgtttATTACTgatggtttacatttttttttggttCTGCTACTAGGACTGTAATGATCCGAACTGTGAGATTTGTGATGCATTGCAATCCTGCTCTCGACTTGCTATTTGAAGGAAAAAATACAATCATTAAAGTTTTTGATCATGCTGATTTGTCTGCAGTGAAGATCAGCCAATGTCCCTTTTATTTTGGCTAGTTAAATTTAATTTTGGGCTAACAAAATCTGAAGAATGCCTGCCCGAAGGTCTACCAGGGATTTTGAAATTGTGTGAGCCCTGATACTGAATGAAGCTGTatgggaaacaggtcaatttagctcaaagggaatcatttaagaatttaaagggaatttgaacagaatcactgtttcacggctggtcatgGAGACgccctgcggttcagtgaacgagccgtttaacataaaatctgcgctggatattaatatccaaagtatagtgaaacactatcaattagcacagtaacaagattggcaatttaagacattaacttgtaagcacaaaacacaagatacttctattttcaatacaaataagggtttattagataaatctaaactaatctaacacataaacgcacgcactcacacgttcccacaagttgcaggaaggtcgaaagttaggaaaagatgagtttaagataatggaaatatggaatcccaagtttacagcaatacgttaaattgcataaacatgaacaaccatcaatcacgtaattagcgctcgcattgagttcttcaatgaggttaaaattatattagatacaccagcaaaggtcacagtctggaggtaaagttacttgcgtctcctgtgaagaaggagccccggtgaaagggctatcccgaagtcgttgattggctggaagttcagtagtgaagtgacgtcttgggaagcccgtggttgttgggcgttggctgaaagtgcagagtcgtgtgggctggttgaagttgaatgggcaCCCGAGGTCaagcgtcggagactcgacgttacaaaacttaactcagaacacgaaactctcaaacggaaaataaaagaaataaagtttgacgagactaggttgtgttccttctcatcgtggctaagtagcagcaagCATGCAGGCTGAAGCCCACAGGAAACgcactcaaagaacagtgatgacaaatagcatggctagaagctacaagctagcagaagcatggctagagactagaactaaaagccaagATTTTACGATGTCTTCAGTTTTTAAACttgcctgttggccacacctcaaatgttgtcttgaccaatcagatattgtcttggctcgggggtatcataaatcatttgtttatcttaccaagcatgtggtccgagttttcctgctctggcagggtctgattttggacatgattcctataacaagaatatgatatattttacaaataaatgattgtcaggacaatatcaagcaagaaaattcaatcacagacataccaaacacaattatgcatcgttaagctatgccatagttataaaaaaaaacatacacaataagtgattataaaatgatagtcaaatgtgtgggttacacataaatgaatatggagttaagcgatggactgattcatttataagtctttttgagttcattctggtccatatatatgtacaaaagcagtttctttgtcttcacagaaaagtctttgtcatgagaatggcagaggtttaaagcccccccccccctccccttaggaatttcagtctggttctgctgggtgggggaagtcagtAGAAGTGTTTAACTTgttctcctgggtttacatgtgatgtccagcgttgcatttccattacgaacaacacatttggcaccaaatttctcttctttgaattgaaattgtaaataattgttccagtggtgttaatgttgaaagctgttgtgtgaacaagttggttggttggttatcttgcttggttcttgtggcactagaactgatttatgacttcctgaggaattcggctctcgtgtttcaaaCATCGCTTTGATCGACTCTTtcatttgtctggttcgactcatttctgttacaaagCTTTGTGACAAAAGCAGAAGCTGAGAAGCACAATCCAAATAAACAATGAGAAATTATGCCACACAGCCTTGGCGAGAAAATACCTTATTTGACAATTTGAAGTAGTTAAGATTTATTTGGAACCCTAAAAgtgtataaatatgaataatttagtATAATACAGGACATCTGAGTTTTGTGCCCTCAGGTCTGGACCCAGCAGGCCCGATGTTCAAGAAGGCTGCTCCATTTGATCGTCTGGATTCATCTGACGCTTTATTTGTTGAGGCCATTCACACGGACTCTGACCGTAAGAGTGAATCAGTCCTTTGCCTGAAATcgaagttatttattatttattcaagaaCAGTCTAATATGGAACAGGACACGTTTGTTGACAGATTCTTGATTTGTTATCCAACCACAAGGGCTCATAAGTATGCCACTGGTGCTATTGTTGGTCGAAGTATAGGTATTTGTGCACAACTGAATATCTGTACTTTTGCCAGAGTTTGGTATATCTATTCCTGTTGGGCATGTGGACTTCTTCCTAAATGGTGGAATGGACCAGCCAGGTTGTACACATTTAGATCTTGCTTCAAGTAAGTGGACAACAAAATGATGCACAACTGAGACCTTAAGCTAAATTAAATTAGCTTGATGTTGAGAATCtgtccctttttcttttttttttatctacttacCAGTGTTTGATTATGTCACTTGTGACCACATGAGGGCACTGAGTGTCTACACGAGTGCCCTGAACCGCTCCTGTTCGCTTACTGGTTTCCCCTGCTCCAGCTTTGAGGAATTCCTGGCAGGAAAATGCATCACCTGTGAGGACCCCTTCACTGGCACATGCCCACAGATAGGTAATGATGAACAAGCAGAATGAAAGGAACATCTTTTTAGAAAGTGTCTTTTAAAGGAAAAGTGTCTATGAACGCAACTAAAGTATTTGGCTAATAATTATTGTTAGAGTATTTGTATGTGGCCTATAATGGCCTATATAATTGTATCAAAGTATTTAAAAGTGTCTCAAGGACTGAATAATAATTCTGAAGGGCTTTGCATGTTAATCTAATCTTGGGTGGTTATGACCTTGATGTTCTAGTTCATTTAGGTGCTTAATCAGGCTTAAATTTCTTTTGTATACATTATGGCTTGCTCCAACTGGACAATGCATCACTTGAGGCTGATTATGTAACAAAAGGACACATTGTTTCAGGTAATGTATGACacaagcctgtgtgtgtgtgtgtgtgtgtgtgtgttttaaggctTATTAAAGAGTGGGATAACAGTGACTCCCCTGCCAAATCATGAAAAGGTCTATCTCCTTACCACTGCTACGGCTCCTTATTGTGGTGTGTATGACTTGTCATTTATCACAATTCCACTTTCACAGACACTGCAGGCATTAACACCTTTGTATTAACAGCTTTTTAGTAAGGGTAAGGTAAccgtaaagactttttttttttttttttaaatactgttattctgaattttatatgcacTTCTATATAAAACTGACAAGGTTTCAAcatgtttctacaaaaatattaagtagcgcAGCTGTTTTAAATACTGATGTTCAATGTAGTTTCTTGagtaacaaatcagcatattataatttcTGAAGAATGACATGGAAgatgtaatggctgctgaaaatgtttattaaaataactctgtaaaatatattaactttattagtttttactatatcttttattaaaataaatgaaggggagcataagagacctctttcaaaaacataaaaaaaaagtttgaccataccaaacttttgaaccgtTTAGTCACctccatccccccccccccccccccccaaaaaaaaaaaaaaacagactataTGGAACAGTTTATAAATGTTATGGTCATAAATGTAACAGCCAAATAATCCCTCTCATTCCcttctattctttttctttttcagcacATCACATCTTAGTGGAATTGAGGGTTTCCCCTTTAGACAAGAGTGCTGATATTCAGCTCACCCTGATCACCGTGGGACACCCTGAGACCGAGCTAAAACTCAAACTGTATGCATTATATTTTCAACAAGTTATAACTAATGTGAGACAGCCTGTGTTTCCTGTATTACAGGTTTACTCCTTTAACTGTCTGAACCGTGTGTGAATATGtttatacatgtatgtatttcAGAAATAAGGATGAAATGGTGTATAAAAAGGTGACTGCACACCCGGCACAATTGTGTAAAATTGATTCAGTGCAGGTGAAAAACACAGGAGCACGTTTCTTCAGACAAGGAGATATTCAATTCGCCTATATCTGCATCTCTGAAATTCCTCAAACcaggtaaatgcagccttaatatTTCACCTCCTTGGAAtcataaggttctatctgcattctgagCAATTTTGAGAGATTGAGCCTTATAGTTTTTGCATTCCATAGAATTATGTAGATGGAAccatttttgttttctaaaacaaaaaatgcacaatgtatacagcttccaaaaaaaaaaatttgcataatGTACgtaagttgtcacagaataagaatgtgAATAACTCCCATTTTGACAAATGTCATTCCAAGGCGATGATATGCTTTTCTGAGCACTCATTTATATTACTCCATATTTTGATTTGGACACAAAAAGTACATGTCCCATTTTACACTGTAATTAATtagaatttatttgttcaatttGCAGAGGGCTGGATCCATTATGTGTGAAGAACATTAATATTGGACGGGGAGTACCATGGTCACGTGACTTTGTACAggtgtgctaaataaaaaaataaataaaaaacacacaatcGACTTGAGAGCTTATACATTAACCAGCTTTTAGAGTCTTAAATTAGTGAAACTCAAGCAAAGGTCACACACTAAAACTTTGCATGGGAGGCATACACAAAGACATAAATAGGATACAAGGGGATTGAAATGCTTAAACTGATAAAATAGTTTTCACAAAACAACTTGTTTGGAGTGTTGCGACATTTCAGGTACATTTAAATATTCTGGCACTCTAATTGTGTTTGTAACTCCACACTCAGTTGGCAGGAGTGTTTCTAACTGCATAAttgataatacaaatttaaatctgTTCATTTACAGCCTTCTCTGCTTTGAAATCTTAAGAATTACATTTTGAACCCAGCACTTAACAATTGGCcccatgaaaatattttcataacaTAGTCAGTATACAGAAGATGTTGCTGAAGCATTTACTTACTTCCTATTACAAAAAAGCACACTTTTGTGATAGACAATGAGATTTATCTAGTATAACTCTGAAATGctgttaaaatatttgtttgaaaatataatttgttgcCTTTACAAATGAAGTACAAATTCCAACAATGTGGAATCGTATGTAATACAGTGTCTGTTCTGGGAGGTTTGATCTTTTGTCCTGTCACTGTCCTAAACAAAAGTACatttggtgaatttttttttttttttttttttttttttttttttttttaactgttcagtGTTAATGTTATCTTCATGTGTATGAGGGGAAACCGATTGGACTATGATTTAGTGGAGTAATCATTCAGGTGTAGTGGTCTTTATACTGCTGAAACCATTCTTACAGCTTTGGGGTGTCAGTAGGGGCCATAGGAGCACATCCTCTTTTGTAATCGAAGTCTTCCTGGAGTATCATTCTCTGTTAGATGTATGGAAAAAGGTGACACATTAAAATGTCATTGGGAACACTGCAATAAATCACATAAATAATTGTAACACAATCACATCTAAAGGCATGGTTTTTATCCATCAGTGTAGTTCTCATATTGTTTTCTATAGCACAGGCTGTATTTCTGGACATGATCCATGTATCTCATTCCTTTGGAAACAAGCATTTGAAGGATGTGTCTCAAATAACAGTGGAACCCTCCTCCCACAACTGCCCCACTGTCCAGTACCCTACAAAGTGCAATCTAGTCCTTGTTGGCAAAGCAAAGTATTTCAAGAGGGAGGAGTGCTGGATAGACAGACTTGGTATGTTTGGATCCCTGGATGTCCCAAACCCTTTCATCCAGCCTCCGGCACAAGTGTATGTAGTAAAATGAAACCAGCCTTCTCCTAAACATAGAAACCTATGTCAAAAAATATCCTAGGACAGAAACGCTGAAGATAACTCCACTACCATGTACTAAATAAAACCTATCTCTCACCCAAGGAAGCCCTGTCCTCTTACCAGAATggacatacagtatatgttaaaTGAGGGCATACCATTGACTTTCTGTTGTTTATTTGAGTTAAACAATGATTTGAAGTTAAGAGTGATATTACAGAACCCTATACACAAATCATTGTAGAAATAATGTTAATTGCATGAAATCATGAATGAATAGtatgaatatattaataataatgcctACAATGTGattttaactacattttaaataaatagcattataATAATAAGCCTACActgttataaatgaaaaaaataaatatattaaaatgtaattaaataacatcatagtgtgtgtgtgtgtatatataaacaatattatcaatataatcataatacatttaataaaaataaactataataaaaaattaacattttcaaaataattatatattcaatattattatattaactataGTGTGTCCCATGTCTTCAataggggcagctgtggcctaatggttcgaGAGCCAGACTAGTTACCAAAAGGTCCCCggtttgagtcttggtgctggcaggagttgtaggttgAGGgaatgaatgaacagtgctctcttccaccctcagtacCCACGGCTGAAGTGCCCATGAGCAAgccactgaacccccagttgctccctgggtactgaatctatagctgcccactgctccgggtgtgtgtgcactggatgggttaaatgcagagcaccaattctgagtatgggttaccatacttggcaaatgtcacgactttcacttatTGACATTCCTTGCTTGCATATGAATTTAGTCAATTCTTACTTGTGTACTTGCATTGTGATTTAAGAAGTGTCCCAGTGTGTTAGCGTCAACACCCCAAACTTTACTTCAAATAATCTCTCTCATTCCCATAGTCCATTACAGAGCCTGTCATATCAGCAAAGTCCTCCAGAAGCAAGCTGGTTGAATCCTCACCAGAGGGCATCTCTGTGTCTGAGGGCCAGAGCTGCTGTGGAGATTTGGGCCCAGGGGTCTTTCTCTGGTCAGGATGAATGTTTCTTGCATTTGAGCCCTGGTTAGACGGTTCTTGATCACCCCTCATGACTGTAGCATCTCCTTGGCTCCCATTGTTCGGTGAACTAGCACTGCCACCCTCACTGCCCTGTGGCGAGGATGTGGTAGAGTCTGGGCAGACGGATATCAAGATGCACACCACTCTTGGCAAACAGCTTGTCACTGAGCCAGTACAGTTTGTCAGCAATGTCACTTCCAAGCATGACTGAGAAAAGTCAGGCAATGTAACGATCCTTAGACTGCAGAAGGTAAAGCTGACGTCTGCGCCAAGAGATGTAATAGCAGTCCGTTTCTGCGGTTTGTGTCACCTGCGAACAAAAAGGTTCATGGGAGCTTTTAGGGCATGAAATATTTTATGGTAGTATTAAATTGAATCATTTTGCTCAGTGGCACAGACTAAAATATTTTGACATGATGTACTTGATCACATtggtacttaaaataaaaaatggtatgTTACAGTACCTGGAAGTTCCCTTCCTCTGTTGGTCTTACAGACTCCCATTCTGGAGAATCAAGAAACTGGTGAGGGAAGATATAATGGAGAAACTGACCTTCTACGGACACTCTAATCCTGTAAAGGAATAAGATCTGGTATGAAACATAGCCTACTAAGTTCTTAGAAATTAACTTTTTGTATTCATGGATTTGAAAAATAGTTCCCTCAACATAAGTCGTCGTCGCCACAAGAAATGGATGTCTTTCCCTCAACATAACATCTCAAGGATACGACctaaggatgtcgttacctcgacaaCATGATCTTGTGCCCACGACatatgacgttcccacgagttaatattTCATGGCCACAACAGAACTAATGGACCATGTCCTCTCACAGGCACCGTAaatatcagatttaaaaaaatgagtcccaaaaacagaaatatctgaTCATCATCCATTTCGCTGTTTATATTAAACCTGCATAAGGCAACGACTGACGCATTTGTATTGCATTCCAAAGAGCTCCGGCATCACAGTGGAAAATTAAACCGTATCTGTGCTGCCTGGCACGGTACGGCACGGAAAAGTGACCGCGCTGCTTCTTGCTCACTGTTCTGTACTTTTTACTAATTCTTAATGTGTGCATGTCCATATTGCACCAAAGCGCAACACTGCACTCCTTTGTGTCAGCAGCAACACACCCGCCACGCGTGAAGTCAATTGGATGAACGGTTCTCAACATAGGCTAAATTAAACGCTAACAGAAaggcagacagacacagagattcCTGTCTTTATTAGAGAGAAGAATATGTTTAACCCCGTCACTCCGAAGCTTCGAATATTCGGTGTTATTTACTACCGAAGCTTCGAAGCTCCA is a window from the Carassius gibelio isolate Cgi1373 ecotype wild population from Czech Republic chromosome A9, carGib1.2-hapl.c, whole genome shotgun sequence genome containing:
- the LOC128019703 gene encoding phospholipase A1 member A isoform X3 → MAWKWIKTFVYLSMCVTSAVGNKQASQKKCADFNNTIWQQYRQGIKLRVQYFLLTRNNADCASLFTQDCLNQTQKHTAYFNSSLPTKVIVHGYRPLGSKPSGMSDLAKALLREEDLNVLVVDWEFVASFAYNLVVENYKEVAVQISELINKLTKHGSTLESFHFIGMSLGAHVSGFVGTLFEGKLGRITGLDPAGPMFKKAAPFDRLDSSDALFVEAIHTDSDQFGISIPVGHVDFFLNGGMDQPGCTHLDLASMFDYVTCDHMRALSVYTSALNRSCSLTGFPCSSFEEFLAGKCITCEDPFTGTCPQIGLLKSGITVTPLPNHEKVYLLTTATAPYCAHHILVELRVSPLDKSADIQLTLITVGHPETELKLKLYALYFQQVITNK
- the LOC128019703 gene encoding phospholipase A1 member A isoform X2 is translated as MAWKWIKTFVYLSMCVTSAVGNKQASQKKCADFNNTIWQQYRQGIKLRVQYFLLTRNNADCASLFTQDCLNQTQKHTAYFNSSLPTKVIVHGYRPLGSKPSGMSDLAKALLREEDLNVLVVDWEFVASFAYNLVVENYKEKHGSTLESFHFIGMSLGAHVSGFVGTLFEGKLGRITGLDPAGPMFKKAAPFDRLDSSDALFVEAIHTDSDQFGISIPVGHVDFFLNGGMDQPGCTHLDLASMFDYVTCDHMRALSVYTSALNRSCSLTGFPCSSFEEFLAGKCITCEDPFTGTCPQIGLLKSGITVTPLPNHEKVYLLTTATAPYCAHHILVELRVSPLDKSADIQLTLITVGHPETELKLKLNKDEMVYKKVTAHPAQLCKIDSVQVKNTGARFFRQGDIQFAYICISEIPQTRGLDPLCVKNINIGRGVPWSRDFVQVC
- the LOC128019703 gene encoding phospholipase A1 member A isoform X1, which produces MAWKWIKTFVYLSMCVTSAVGNKQASQKKCADFNNTIWQQYRQGIKLRVQYFLLTRNNADCASLFTQDCLNQTQKHTAYFNSSLPTKVIVHGYRPLGSKPSGMSDLAKALLREEDLNVLVVDWEFVASFAYNLVVENYKEVAVQISELINKLTKHGSTLESFHFIGMSLGAHVSGFVGTLFEGKLGRITGLDPAGPMFKKAAPFDRLDSSDALFVEAIHTDSDQFGISIPVGHVDFFLNGGMDQPGCTHLDLASMFDYVTCDHMRALSVYTSALNRSCSLTGFPCSSFEEFLAGKCITCEDPFTGTCPQIGLLKSGITVTPLPNHEKVYLLTTATAPYCAHHILVELRVSPLDKSADIQLTLITVGHPETELKLKLNKDEMVYKKVTAHPAQLCKIDSVQVKNTGARFFRQGDIQFAYICISEIPQTRGLDPLCVKNINIGRGVPWSRDFVQVC